From Candidatus Omnitrophota bacterium:
TCCTTCCAAGGAATGAAGCATCTTTTCCACGCGATCTTTATATCGAAATGAAGAGGCGATTCTTTGCCGGGCGCGGCGAATGATCGCCTCTCGTTCTTTGGGGTGGGATAAATAATAGGCCGCTTTTCCCGGCAAATCGCGTTCGCCATGATAGAGCGCGATTTCCGTTTTCGGCTCAAAAAATTCCGCCATTCTCTCTTTGGCGTAGAGATGAATATCCGATAGAAGAAATCCATCGCACATAGGAATATCTACATCCCGCGACGTAGGGCCGGAGTGGGGAAACGGGGGATGAATGTTGAGGGAGATTTTCGCCGAACGATAAAAGTCGCAGCACTCTTGCGCCGTCAAGCCCCTGCCTTGAAACGCTCGGGCGATCGGCGTCCCCTCCAGCAGCGCCGCCCAATCGAGATTGCCGTAAATCTTCAAATCGAAGTCTTGCAGTTGCAATAGCAGCCGCACTCGCCGCAGCCGGATGCTTTCCATATGCAGAAAAGAAAGAACCAGTTGCTCGTCCGACATGCCGCGCTGGCGCAGAGCGGGACCGATAGCCTCAGCGATGGCTCTTTGCTCTTTTTCGGAAAATTCAAGGCGCTTCCATAACGCCGCCATCGGCGCCGCCGTCTCCCGCTGTTTGCATTCCAGAAGCGCGTCGAGCCGCAAAAGGGTCTCGGCGGGAATTTTGCGCCGCAGCGGCTCCGTATTCATTACGCTGCCCACGAAGCCAATCTCGCAGGCGAATTCGTTGCGCTGGACGCAAGGCAGCGGATATCCACCGACGGGAATCTCTCCCAATAAATGGGCGCAGCGCCCAGCGAGCGGTTCGGCGAATTCTTTCCAAGAGTAGAACAAATAATCGTGCGAGCCATGCTTATATTGCGGCAGATGATCGGGATGATCGACGTACCATATCAGACGCTTGATGGGAATATTTTCGCAGCCCCGCAAGAAAAGATCGGATGGATGGCTCAGTGTTGCAATATAATCCGGACAAAGGCGAATCAAATCCAGCCGCAACCGCAGCGAATCGTAATGCGAAATGGAAGATGGCGGATGCGGAACCGCGCGCTCGATGGTTTT
This genomic window contains:
- a CDS encoding glycosyltransferase, giving the protein MLSQNLILLRTHRPSLAQSVERFLLEHEIRVEPLPDGRRRCCCVSTRNGEKEEWTTASSAHPNPRLESAIRSYSPLSEWLLCFGIETLNPFFLAPDKFSKINPALVVEPDLKRFIVHASLYSLESYIQNRQVFFFIGGGALEQSIQAIENDLEPYFLSGGVLRDVLSPPYDATSASALSYLEEFQRRFQARAAEIRQCSQQFLQHYQKSHPPPTKTVLIVEPAVNCWLVLGRGLALGFKELGYKTIERAVPHPPSSISHYDSLRLRLDLIRLCPDYIATLSHPSDLFLRGCENIPIKRLIWYVDHPDHLPQYKHGSHDYLFYSWKEFAEPLAGRCAHLLGEIPVGGYPLPCVQRNEFACEIGFVGSVMNTEPLRRKIPAETLLRLDALLECKQRETAAPMAALWKRLEFSEKEQRAIAEAIGPALRQRGMSDEQLVLSFLHMESIRLRRVRLLLQLQDFDLKIYGNLDWAALLEGTPIARAFQGRGLTAQECCDFYRSAKISLNIHPPFPHSGPTSRDVDIPMCDGFLLSDIHLYAKERMAEFFEPKTEIALYHGERDLPGKAAYYLSHPKEREAIIRRARQRIASSFRYKDRVEKMLHSLEGFLSANS